One genomic segment of Hydra vulgaris chromosome 14, alternate assembly HydraT2T_AEP includes these proteins:
- the LOC136090683 gene encoding uncharacterized protein LOC136090683 — MEKKIVKDIGKRRFLRSSKSKLFIINEAKPAITCLQLPTGMDILQHIAYRRSLLPHNVKKSTILSCPPNKIQGYKRCEVDDCECILGLIKRPWLKAGFQVMSDKNIIKNLMKMDKKYSDLSRNKYRGSARDKVNQGEFISFLKKLFWIGSTDLKNQIRKDKKRSDKDKHNDLTFLEDQEGPRHFSLGSEDRKFSKKVSEGVRKRTRLEDESPKIDATSELDLSFTDTSADSDSEFKPEVWHHRRADDCNITAKVPMNIFDGNVSIIATANDISPNVLQKVTGAILQDCGVDIAKCKASASTALRKMKKTAKDTAEIAKLDIKKAVEKSRYPCIIHFDGKTLFEMNQGKRLKNERLAVLVNIEGVSHLLGVPALPSSSGEDMYIGIIKILEEYDLISKVCGVCFDTTSSNTGSKKGSLIRIAKEVDKYLLLLACRHHIIELRMVHFCEAVIKESSVGPENPLFVKFKHMFENPKFKYDKNNLTSFDWKTVEGTVSNEAARKTLDYCETYITKKHNMRNDRRELAELTMQYLSASAHFKLKKTGAVHHARFLGKSLYYLKLQLLCKQLTFVQDDNLREDLKLICEFIVHFYTRYYLQAHKAIQSPASDLDAIFQMNEYKKVCSNPEAVDAVLASLYKHTWYLDSTIIPLALLDKNISMGKKTAIADALLSFQMPDPDFFKHRSKERIIIELIS, encoded by the exons atggaaaaaaaaattgtaaaagatattGGGAAGAGAAGGTTTCTCAGATCAAGCAAAAGCaaactttttatcataaatGAGGCTAAACCAGCTATTACAT gtcTTCAACTCCCTACTGGAATGGATATTCTTCAACACATTGCCTACAGAAGATCACTACTTCCTCATAATGTTAAGAAGTCAACAATTTTATCATGCCCTCCTAACAAGATTCAGGGTTACAAGAGATGTGAAGTAGATGATTGTGAATGCATTTTAGGCTTAATTAAAAGACCATGGCTTAAAGCGGGATTTCAAGTAATgtcagataaaaatattatcaagaaCCTAATGAAGATGGACAAGAAGTATTCAGATTTGAGTAGAAATAAATACAGAGGATCAGCTAGAGACAAGGTTAATCAAGGggagtttatttcatttttgaaaaagctgttttGGATTGGTTCTACAGATTTAAAGAACCAAATTAGGAAGGATAAAAAACGCTCAGATAAAGATAAGCAcaatgatttaacttttttggaaGACCAGGAAGGACCAAGACATTTTAGTTTGGGATCAGAAGAtagaaaatttagcaaaaag GTTTCTGAAGGTGTGAGGAAGAGGACAAGGCTAGAAGACGAATCTCCTAAGATTGACGCTACCTCAGAATTAGACTTGAGTTTCACTGACACTAGCGCTGATTCTGATTCAGAATTCAAACCCGAAGTTTGGCATCATAGAAGAGCAGATGATTGTAACATTACTGCCAAAGTCCCTATGAATATTTTTGATGGAAATGTATCTATAATAGCTACAGCAAATGATATCTCCCCGAATGTCTTACAAAAAGTAACTGGAGCAATTCTTCAAGATTGTGGAGTTGATATCGCAAAATGCAAAGCCAGTGCTTCAACTGCATTAAGGAAGATGAAAAAAACTGCTAAGGATACTGCAGAAATTgctaaattagatataaagaaggCCGTGGAAAAAAGCCGTTATCCCTGTATAATTCATTTTGATGGAAAGACTTTGTTTGAAATGAATCAGGGAAAAAGACTGAAGAATGAAAGATTAGCTGTGCTCGTTAATATTGAGGGGGTGTCGCATCTTCTTGGAGTACCTGCCTTGCCGTCTTCTTCAGGTGAAGATATGTATATAGGAATCATAAAAATACTAGAAGAATATGACCTCATTTCAAAAGTATGCGGAGTATGCTTTGATACAACTTCAAGTAATACTGGTTCTAAGAAAGGATCACTTATTAGGATTGCAAAAGAGGTAGACAAATACCTTCTTCTACTAGCATGTAGGCATCATATCATTGAGCTTAGAATGGTTCATTTCTGTGAAGCAGTGATAAAAGAGAGTAGCGTAGGGCCTGAAAATCCCTTATTCGTAAAGTTCAAACATATGTTTGAGAACCCTAAATTcaaatatgacaaaaataacCTGACCTCTTTTGATTGGAAAACCGTTGAAGGAACAGTTTCGAATGAAGCTGCAAGGAAAACTTTAGATTACTGTGAGAcctatattactaaaaaacacaatatgAGGAATGACCGAAGAGAGTTGGCTGAACTAACCATGCAGTATTTATCCGCTTCTGCACATTTCAAGTTAAAGAAAACTGGAGCTGTTCATCATGCTAGGTTTTTAGGCAAGAGTTTATACTATCTTAAACTTCAGCTTTTGTGCAAGCAACTGACATTTGTGCAAGATGATAATCTACGCGAAGATTTAAAACTCATCTGCGAGTTCATAGTACATTTTTACACAAGGTATTACCTTCAAGCACATAAAGCGATTCAATCTCCTGCGTCTGATCTTGATGCAATCTTTCAGATGAATGAGTATAAGAAAGTTTGCTCTAATCCGGAGGCAGTAGACGCTGTGTTAGCATCTCTTTATAAGCATACATGGTATCTTGATTCAACAATTATTCCCTTGGCTCTtttggataaaaatatttctatggGTAAAAAAACAGCCATTGCAGATGCTTTGCTTTCCTTTCAAATGCCAGatccagatttttttaaacatagaaGCAAAGAACGAATAATAATCgaattaatatcataa
- the LOC136091216 gene encoding uncharacterized protein LOC136091216, with amino-acid sequence MFQRSLLVLVGTFVESHGMDVMSMKIFFAILNEQNLEVEALSLPVSKLYSSSFCQMSSCSPAEYCSKHSSNPPLLTYDETSSSHQQSSDHSNLESAADVSEPVFIQEALAQKRAFSQSSLTGVSSQLSYTAQVAFASNPLTNAIQKLRLNCCICDFKTYRPYILISHLKLHGQAGSVVCNNCFTKFKSVRGFQLHYKNCLIPITMIEDVEEIGDTVEEIDMEIPTENRKLGALALHLRGKYRCSENVSILFFQI; translated from the exons atg tttcaaagAAGTTTGCTAGTACTAGTGGGAACATTTGTGGAATCACATGGAATGGATGTAATGTCgatgaagattttttttgccATTCTAAATGAGCAAAATCTGGAAGTTGAGGCCTTGTCTTTGCCAGTGTCTAAACTTTATTCAAGCTCTTTCTGCCAAATGTCATCATGCTCACCAGCAGAATATTGTTCAAAGCATTCATCCAATCCTCCACTATTGACTTATGATGAGACATCTAGTTCACACCAACAATCTAGTGACCATTCAAATTTAGAGAGCGCAGCCGATGTATCTGAACCAGTATTTATTCAAGAAGCTTTAGCTCAAAAACGTGCGTTTTCACAGTCTTCATTGACAGGCGTTTCCAGTCAACTATCTTATACTGCTCAAGTGGCTTTCGCATCTAATCCACTAACAAATGCAATCCAAAAACTAAGGTTAAATTGTTGTAtttgtgattttaaaacatatagacCTTATATATTGATATCTCATCTTAAATTACATGGTCAGGCAGGTTCAGTAGTATGcaataattgttttactaaatttaaaagtgttagAGGTTTTCAACTTCATTATAAAAACTGTCTCATTCCAATTACTATGATTGAAGATGTTGAAGAAATTGGTGACACTGTTGAAGAAATTGACATGGAGATTCCAACAGAGAATAGAAAGCTTGGTGCATTAGCTCTACACCTGAGAGGAAAATATAGATGTTCTGAAAATGtgtcaatattattttttcaaatttaa